CACCGCCTGCGCCAGGCCGGAAAACCACCCAAGCCTGCCCTCGTCGCCCTCGCCAGAAAGCTCCTCGTCACCATCAACGCCATGATGAAAACCCGAACACGCTTCGCAACCTGAATTACAGTTGCCGGATCAAGTCCGGGAAGTGCAGTGGGGATGGAGAGTATGGAGAGTATGGGGTCTCCTCGGGGAAGCCGTGGCCCACGCCCTAAATGCAGCGGCCCCCGTCCACCTCCATCGCCACGCCGGTGACCATGCTGGCCTCATCCGAGCAGAGGAAGCAGGCGGCATTGCCCATGTCTTCCGGCGTCGAAAACCTTCCGATGGGGATCGAGGCCAAAAACTTCGCTCTCATCTCGGGGGTATCCTCGCCCATGAAGGTCTTGAGGAGCGGGGTATCGCCGGCCACCGGGTTGATGGCGTTGACGCGCACGCCCAGTGGGGCGAGTTCGATGGCCATGGATTTGGTGGCGGTGACCATCCAGCCCTTGGACGCATTGTACCAGGAGAGGCGCGGGCGCGGGCTGACCGCCGCCGTCGAGGCGACGTTGAGGATGGCGCCCTTCTTGTTGGCCTTCATGTGGGGGACGAGGGCCTTCGCCGTGAGGTAGACCGACTTGATGTTGACCGCGACGACGCGGTCGAAATCGGCCTCGGATATGTCCTCCATGGCGGCGGGCAGATGGCTGACGCCGGCATTGTTGACGAGGATGTCGAGGGTGCCGAAAGCTTTGAGGGCGGCTTCGGCGAGGGCGTTGACGCTCTCTGCCTTGGAGACGTCGACCTGATGCGAAAGCGCGCCGAGTTCGGCGGCCATGGCGTGGGCGGCATCGCCGTTGATATCGGCGATGATGACGCGGGCGCCTTCGGCGACGAACTTCTTGACGATCCCCGCGCCGAAGCCGGAGGCGCCGCCGGTGACGATGGCGGTTTTGTTGGCAAGTCTCATGATGGTCAAAATCCTCGTGGTGTTGCTGGCTCCCCCCACCCTGTCCCTCCCCGCAAGGGGGGAGGAGACCTGCTGGCTAGATCGTGCCCCAACGTCTCCCTCCCCCTTGCGGGGAGGGGACAGGGGTGGGGGTGCCCAAATTATCCGTGATAGGCGGCAACCGTCTTCAGCACCGAGAACCCATAGAGCGCCTCAAAACCCTTTTCGCGCCCATGCCCTGACTTCCCGATGCCGCCGAACGGCAGTTCCACGCCACCGCCGGCGCCGTAATTGTTCAAAAACACCTGCCCGGTCTTGATGGCCTTGGCCAAGCGCATTTGCCTCGCCCCATCACGCGTCCACACCCCCGCGACGAGGCCGTAATCGGTGCCGTTGGCGATGGCGATGGCGTCTTCCTCGGTGTCGAACGGGATCACCACCTGCACAGGCCCAAAGATTTCATCCTGGGCGAGGCGGTTGGAGGGATCGATGCCCGCCACCAGCGTCGGCGCGAGGTAGTGGCCGCCCGCCGGAACGCCATCCACGATCTGGCCCCGCGCCGCGATGCGACCGCTGCCGAGATTGGAGAGGAAGCCGGAGACGATTTCCTTCTGCCGTGCCGAGACGAGCGGGCCGACATCGAGATCGGACGCAGCGGGGCCAACTTTCAGCGCTGCATAGCGCTCTGACATGCGGGCGAGCACCTCATCGTGGATGGAGCGCTGCACGAGGATGCGCGAGGAGGCCGAGCAGGTCTGGCCGGCGTTCTGGATGCCGGCATTGACGAGGAACGGTAGCGCGCGGTCGAGATCGGCATCCTCGAAAATCAGTTGGGGCGACTTGCCGCCCAGTTCGAGGGTAACGGGCACGACGTTCTTCGCCGCCGCTTCCTGGATGAGAATGCCCACGCCGACCGAGCCGGTAAAGGAGATGTGGTTGACGCCCGGATGGGACGAGAGCGCGGCGCCGGCCTCTTCGCCCAGCCCCGGCACGACGTTGAGCGCACCCTTGGGCAGGCCGGCTTCCTCGGCGATGGCGGCGAAGGCGATGGCGGTGAGGCAGGCTTCTTCTGCCGGCTTGAGCACCGCCGCATTGCCCATGGCCAATGCCCCGCCGACCGAGCGGCCGATGATCTGCATCGGGTAGTTCCACGGCACGATATGGGCGGTGACGCCATGCGGTTCGCGCAGCGTATAGACCGTGTAGCCGTCGAGATAGGGAATGGTCTCGCCATGCACCTTATCGGCAGCGCCGCCGTAAAACTCCATGTAGCGGGCCAGCGCGATGGCGTCGGCGCGGGCCTGCTTGAGCGGCTTGCCGACATCGAGGGCTTCCAGCCGCGCCAGATCATCGAC
The sequence above is a segment of the Paradevosia shaoguanensis genome. Coding sequences within it:
- a CDS encoding SDR family oxidoreductase, which produces MRLANKTAIVTGGASGFGAGIVKKFVAEGARVIIADINGDAAHAMAAELGALSHQVDVSKAESVNALAEAALKAFGTLDILVNNAGVSHLPAAMEDISEADFDRVVAVNIKSVYLTAKALVPHMKANKKGAILNVASTAAVSPRPRLSWYNASKGWMVTATKSMAIELAPLGVRVNAINPVAGDTPLLKTFMGEDTPEMRAKFLASIPIGRFSTPEDMGNAACFLCSDEASMVTGVAMEVDGGRCI
- a CDS encoding aldehyde dehydrogenase family protein — protein: MTTDLNLWFDPTRCFIGGEWVKPNGQQTLPIENPSTGETIGAIARGEAYDVDRAVAAAHAALDGEWGRMSALERGRILTRIGQKVLERVDDLARLEALDVGKPLKQARADAIALARYMEFYGGAADKVHGETIPYLDGYTVYTLREPHGVTAHIVPWNYPMQIIGRSVGGALAMGNAAVLKPAEEACLTAIAFAAIAEEAGLPKGALNVVPGLGEEAGAALSSHPGVNHISFTGSVGVGILIQEAAAKNVVPVTLELGGKSPQLIFEDADLDRALPFLVNAGIQNAGQTCSASSRILVQRSIHDEVLARMSERYAALKVGPAASDLDVGPLVSARQKEIVSGFLSNLGSGRIAARGQIVDGVPAGGHYLAPTLVAGIDPSNRLAQDEIFGPVQVVIPFDTEEDAIAIANGTDYGLVAGVWTRDGARQMRLAKAIKTGQVFLNNYGAGGGVELPFGGIGKSGHGREKGFEALYGFSVLKTVAAYHG